In one Candidatus Planktophila vernalis genomic region, the following are encoded:
- a CDS encoding MFS transporter, translating into MSKKLGSSYWKLWTATAISNLGDGVSMVAYPWLASAVTRSPILIAAAGFASRLPWLIFTLHAGVLTDRFDRRKLIVAMDFMRGLLTVFVGLVVFFNKDSFPALDELTTITNLETNWPIYFTLLITAFLFGLAEVLRDNSAQTLMPSVVDKENLEKANGRMWSAESLTNSFIGPPLGSLLIGIAIFIPFFFDAVSFFFAVALIASLKGTFKPVADDKPREKINFKAEIKEGYVWLWAHPLLRPMAIILGSMNGLGTMVGATFILFAQEVLETSVFTFALLGTAGAVGGTVGGLLAPKISAKLGSGRSLAMTLAAAPIGSLIIALTTTWQVVWVVVVFETFFAILWNTITVSLRQSIIPTHLLGRVNSVYRFFAWGSIPIGMFVGGGLVSALTLVLSRENALRAPYLFGVVLGLLLWALAAPRLTTAKIEAARKAG; encoded by the coding sequence ATGAGTAAAAAGCTCGGCTCTTCATATTGGAAACTCTGGACTGCAACGGCTATTTCTAACCTTGGTGATGGTGTTTCTATGGTTGCCTATCCATGGCTGGCATCGGCTGTTACGCGCTCACCTATTTTGATTGCCGCTGCAGGCTTTGCATCACGTTTGCCGTGGTTGATTTTCACATTACACGCGGGCGTTCTAACTGATCGCTTTGATCGCAGGAAACTAATTGTGGCAATGGATTTCATGCGGGGTCTATTGACTGTTTTTGTGGGGCTTGTAGTTTTCTTCAATAAAGATTCATTTCCAGCACTTGATGAATTAACTACCATTACAAACTTAGAGACTAACTGGCCGATTTACTTCACCTTACTCATTACCGCCTTTCTCTTTGGTTTAGCGGAAGTTTTGCGAGATAACAGCGCCCAGACATTGATGCCATCGGTCGTTGATAAAGAAAACCTGGAGAAAGCCAACGGGCGCATGTGGTCGGCGGAGTCGTTAACCAATAGCTTTATTGGGCCACCTCTAGGCTCACTATTGATAGGTATTGCAATCTTTATTCCATTTTTCTTTGACGCAGTCTCATTCTTTTTCGCAGTTGCACTTATTGCCTCACTTAAAGGCACCTTCAAACCAGTGGCGGACGACAAACCACGAGAGAAGATAAATTTCAAAGCAGAGATTAAAGAAGGTTATGTGTGGTTGTGGGCCCATCCATTACTTCGCCCCATGGCAATAATTTTGGGATCAATGAATGGTCTGGGAACTATGGTGGGTGCAACCTTTATTTTGTTTGCACAAGAGGTATTGGAAACATCAGTATTTACTTTTGCACTCCTTGGCACAGCGGGCGCTGTGGGTGGAACGGTTGGGGGATTACTTGCTCCAAAAATCTCTGCAAAGCTTGGAAGTGGCCGCTCACTTGCAATGACCCTTGCTGCAGCACCTATTGGCTCATTGATAATTGCTTTAACAACAACGTGGCAAGTGGTGTGGGTTGTCGTTGTCTTTGAAACTTTTTTTGCAATTTTGTGGAACACGATCACTGTTTCACTTCGCCAAAGCATCATTCCCACTCATTTGCTAGGTCGAGTAAATAGCGTTTATAGATTCTTTGCCTGGGGTTCAATTCCCATTGGGATGTTTGTAGGGGGAGGCTTAGTCAGTGCACTAACCCTTGTGCTCTCGCGTGAAAACGCTTTGCGCGCTCCCTATTTATTTGGGGTGGTTCTGGGTCTGCTGTTGTGGGCCTTGGCTGCCCCCCGACTGACTACTGCCAAAATCGAGGCAGCCCGCAAGGCCGGCTAA
- a CDS encoding ABC transporter substrate-binding protein: protein MKFTRSAKFALAAAASAALAVSLLTPAQAATRSTVILHETNSITGLNCSLSATNSTTCSAVSYLQGAGFNYYNNKKELVKNTVFGSYKVVKNTATDFRTQWTVNPGRVWSDGTPITGEDLLLSHVLSSDAYSKAAGLGDPTDKKTPPAFNGLGYSGVYANNIVGEPVLSADKMTVTLQFKKKIANWDLYGPGPAAVHTLVLMAEGKDKLGTVAENEAARDRFVKAFKDKDTALLKKMGDIWSKDYTITTVDSKTNPLLLVGNGGFQIDSAVAKTSVTLKKNPKYNSGPALSGSVDTVVFKFIGDGTAAAQALANGELDVYAGQATADGVAKLKAIKNVNVVGKDEVAYEHWDLHYDTVPDEAPYTGLFSVKDGAKSKALRQAFLLALPRDEIMQKLIAPINGVSTPIQSTWLAPGSAAYDKLIAANGSSFYSRGTQESRNKSALALVQKYYPNALKSPLKVRVLVPGNNPRRASEFALAKANMAKVGFDLVGDVRTDWPSKLGNSDYDAYFFAWVASSVTQRQSAEIFDTNGGNNILGYSNKAVDAIIATLDAPMSESLLLAKYIQIERLTNADAITIGVFIHPGVVAVNKDLKNVKPGPLSPTIVWNYWEWSY from the coding sequence ATGAAGTTCACACGTAGCGCAAAGTTTGCGCTTGCAGCTGCAGCATCAGCGGCGTTGGCAGTTTCACTGCTTACACCAGCTCAAGCTGCAACTCGTTCAACAGTTATCTTGCATGAGACAAACTCAATTACAGGTTTGAATTGCAGCCTTTCAGCTACAAACTCAACAACTTGTTCTGCAGTTTCATACCTACAAGGTGCTGGCTTTAACTATTACAACAATAAGAAGGAACTTGTTAAGAACACAGTTTTCGGTTCATACAAGGTTGTAAAGAACACAGCAACAGATTTCCGTACACAATGGACTGTTAACCCAGGCCGTGTATGGTCAGATGGAACTCCAATTACTGGAGAAGATCTGCTTCTGTCACACGTCTTAAGCAGCGATGCTTATTCAAAGGCAGCAGGCCTAGGAGATCCAACAGATAAGAAGACTCCTCCTGCATTTAATGGTCTTGGATACTCAGGCGTTTATGCAAACAACATCGTTGGAGAGCCAGTTCTCTCTGCAGACAAGATGACTGTAACTCTTCAGTTCAAGAAGAAGATTGCTAACTGGGATCTTTACGGCCCAGGACCAGCTGCAGTACACACTCTTGTATTGATGGCTGAAGGCAAGGACAAGCTTGGAACTGTTGCTGAGAATGAAGCAGCTCGTGATCGCTTCGTTAAGGCATTCAAGGACAAGGACACAGCTCTTCTGAAGAAGATGGGTGATATTTGGTCTAAGGACTACACCATCACAACTGTTGACTCAAAGACAAACCCATTGCTTCTTGTAGGTAACGGTGGATTCCAGATTGATAGCGCAGTTGCAAAGACATCTGTAACACTTAAGAAGAACCCTAAGTACAACTCAGGACCAGCTCTAAGCGGTTCAGTAGATACAGTTGTATTCAAGTTCATCGGTGATGGAACAGCTGCTGCACAGGCACTTGCAAACGGAGAGCTTGATGTTTACGCAGGTCAGGCAACTGCTGACGGTGTAGCAAAGCTCAAGGCAATCAAGAACGTAAACGTTGTTGGTAAAGACGAAGTTGCTTACGAGCACTGGGATCTTCACTACGACACAGTCCCAGATGAGGCTCCATACACAGGTTTGTTCTCTGTAAAGGATGGCGCTAAGTCAAAGGCACTACGTCAGGCATTCTTGCTTGCACTACCTCGCGATGAAATCATGCAAAAGCTGATTGCACCTATCAACGGTGTGTCAACGCCAATTCAGTCAACATGGCTTGCGCCAGGTTCTGCTGCATACGACAAGCTCATTGCTGCTAACGGTTCTTCTTTCTACTCACGTGGAACTCAAGAATCTCGTAACAAGTCTGCACTTGCATTGGTTCAGAAGTACTATCCAAATGCATTGAAGAGCCCACTAAAGGTTCGCGTTCTTGTTCCAGGTAACAACCCACGTCGTGCTTCTGAATTTGCTCTTGCAAAGGCAAACATGGCAAAGGTTGGTTTTGATCTAGTTGGTGACGTACGTACTGACTGGCCATCAAAGCTTGGTAACTCAGATTACGATGCTTACTTCTTCGCATGGGTTGCATCATCTGTAACTCAGCGTCAGTCAGCTGAAATCTTTGACACTAATGGTGGAAACAACATCCTTGGTTACAGCAACAAGGCTGTCGATGCAATCATCGCAACTCTTGATGCTCCAATGTCAGAGTCACTTCTTCTAGCTAAGTACATTCAGATCGAGCGTCTAACTAACGCTGACGCAATCACAATTGGTGTGTTCATTCACCCAGGTGTTGTTGCAGTTAACAAGGATCTAAAGAATGTAAAGCCAGGCCCACTATCTCCAACAATCGTTTGGAACTACTGGGAGTGGTCATACTAA
- a CDS encoding LuxR C-terminal-related transcriptional regulator — translation MSPLNITSSGVSLARSQPPALSANFLSRKHLFNLFESSVPGATLVVAPAGFGKTTLVTEWVKENDRATFWYTVDANDTIQDFQAHVIAAITAHFPNFFANVDQLEHFEPGESIQLLAAAVGQLDGEYNFVIDGGRADNYDIAPYAQLIADCVPDNCHLVIVRRNTPMTSLARYAALGNLSVITTEELKFSKEEVELVAAINGVDLSENGNAKELALCEGWPSAVQLMCRNISKGNSHTTFSKAIAANVNPLGVLAIESYNTFSQATREKLRKLAIIEEFDLEIASVILGKDHSEELLNRIAIDGLFVTASTTMNRTYRFNPIIYEALSQIPHENWAEMKVVQQKLAELFTQRGDHTKALHFAHESGNEEQFAQTFRSSVRQMAAIGRGDLLIKWAHFAGDSSAQGEMMKKAIRVVGHLVSSEFQSAEALASELEYIAGLSPDGKFLYRLSAMVKANIYFARGDFERTTQSLDIAISKLETDDALDSSDLLALLRLRARQAFLYDDFAVLAEAYSQAKSLPGGGEPQLNSYQLACIQSMVLYSEGQYFQAAEISQIAISQAKESGFVGINGPLDAMLVLARAQLEASDLDNCLETLNALMSEASGWEIWPWYLMAEGTLTRIQISQGAISTGSEAIAKQRAFLSKLHTPNQLSWMIDMSEVFLRLATKDWPRADELVKRMPKIELVRQIEGNIQFAKDPKKLVSLIDALPERTVREKINKWLSEVSINLDHENVALKSLNKALALGAENGYHEYFIRQSGMYSLIVKAAAAKPTIYMEGLVQAMTERLHTINTDSGELEEKLTQRELEILKHLTTGNPISAIAKTLHISQNTMKTHLRNTYRKLEADGRHSAVEKAKKLLLI, via the coding sequence ATGAGCCCTCTGAACATCACCTCCTCTGGGGTGAGCCTTGCGCGCTCGCAGCCACCTGCTCTCTCAGCCAACTTCTTATCTCGCAAACATCTCTTTAATCTCTTTGAGAGCAGCGTTCCTGGCGCAACTTTAGTAGTCGCCCCAGCTGGGTTTGGAAAAACAACCTTAGTTACTGAATGGGTGAAAGAAAATGATCGCGCAACTTTTTGGTACACCGTTGATGCCAACGACACCATTCAAGATTTTCAAGCACATGTTATTGCAGCAATAACTGCGCACTTTCCTAATTTCTTTGCAAACGTTGATCAATTAGAACACTTTGAACCAGGTGAATCCATTCAATTGTTAGCCGCTGCAGTCGGCCAATTAGATGGTGAGTATAACTTTGTTATCGATGGTGGGCGCGCAGACAATTACGATATTGCACCGTATGCACAGCTGATTGCAGATTGCGTTCCTGATAATTGCCACTTGGTAATTGTTCGCAGAAATACACCGATGACATCTTTGGCAAGGTATGCAGCATTAGGAAATTTAAGTGTCATTACAACTGAAGAACTAAAGTTTTCAAAAGAAGAAGTTGAATTGGTAGCAGCAATTAATGGCGTGGATTTAAGTGAGAATGGAAATGCCAAAGAATTAGCATTGTGTGAAGGTTGGCCATCAGCGGTGCAGTTGATGTGTCGCAATATTTCAAAAGGTAATTCTCATACAACTTTTTCAAAGGCAATTGCAGCCAATGTTAATCCTCTTGGAGTACTTGCAATTGAAAGCTATAACACTTTTTCGCAGGCAACCCGGGAGAAACTTCGCAAATTAGCGATTATCGAAGAGTTTGACCTAGAGATAGCCTCAGTGATTTTAGGTAAGGATCATTCAGAGGAACTCCTCAACCGAATAGCCATAGATGGGCTATTTGTGACAGCGTCAACAACAATGAATCGCACTTATCGCTTTAACCCAATTATCTATGAGGCTTTAAGTCAAATTCCTCATGAGAATTGGGCTGAGATGAAAGTAGTGCAGCAAAAATTAGCCGAGCTCTTTACACAGCGGGGGGACCACACAAAGGCCTTGCACTTTGCCCACGAGTCTGGAAATGAAGAACAGTTTGCACAAACTTTTAGATCCAGTGTGCGCCAGATGGCTGCCATTGGTCGAGGAGATTTGCTTATTAAATGGGCACATTTTGCCGGTGATTCATCTGCTCAGGGTGAGATGATGAAGAAAGCAATTCGAGTTGTTGGCCATCTTGTGAGTTCGGAGTTTCAAAGCGCTGAGGCTCTTGCATCAGAGCTGGAATACATCGCTGGACTCTCCCCAGATGGAAAATTCCTCTATCGTCTAAGTGCGATGGTTAAAGCCAATATCTATTTCGCACGAGGAGATTTTGAGCGAACCACGCAGTCTCTAGATATTGCAATCTCCAAACTTGAAACAGATGATGCTTTAGATTCATCTGATTTGCTCGCACTCCTCAGACTTCGAGCACGTCAAGCATTTCTCTATGATGATTTTGCGGTGTTAGCAGAGGCTTATTCACAAGCAAAATCATTGCCCGGAGGTGGCGAGCCTCAGTTAAATTCATATCAACTTGCTTGCATACAATCCATGGTCCTTTATTCAGAGGGCCAATATTTCCAAGCGGCAGAGATCTCACAAATTGCAATATCTCAAGCCAAAGAATCTGGTTTTGTTGGAATTAATGGACCGTTAGATGCGATGTTGGTCTTGGCTCGTGCCCAGCTAGAAGCATCTGATTTAGATAACTGCCTAGAGACACTTAATGCATTGATGAGTGAAGCATCCGGTTGGGAAATATGGCCCTGGTATCTCATGGCCGAAGGAACTCTCACTCGCATCCAAATAAGCCAAGGTGCGATCTCCACCGGATCTGAAGCAATAGCCAAACAGCGTGCATTCTTATCAAAACTTCACACGCCAAATCAATTGAGTTGGATGATTGATATGAGTGAAGTTTTCTTGCGCCTTGCCACAAAGGATTGGCCACGGGCAGATGAGCTTGTTAAGCGAATGCCAAAAATTGAATTAGTGCGCCAAATTGAAGGAAATATTCAATTCGCCAAGGACCCAAAAAAGCTTGTCTCACTTATTGATGCACTGCCAGAGAGAACAGTGCGAGAGAAGATCAATAAGTGGTTATCAGAGGTGAGCATCAACTTAGATCATGAAAATGTTGCACTTAAATCTCTTAACAAAGCCCTAGCTCTTGGTGCTGAAAATGGTTATCACGAGTATTTCATCCGACAGAGTGGAATGTATTCACTCATCGTTAAAGCAGCAGCAGCCAAGCCAACTATCTATATGGAAGGGTTAGTTCAAGCCATGACTGAACGTCTTCACACCATCAATACAGACTCTGGCGAGTTAGAAGAAAAGCTAACTCAACGTGAACTAGAAATTCTTAAGCACCTGACTACAGGTAATCCAATTTCTGCAATTGCTAAGACTCTACATATTTCACAAAACACCATGAAGACACATCTGCGCAACACCTATCGAAAGTTAGAAGCAGATGGTCGCCATAGCGCTGTCGAAAAGGCTAAAAAGCTCCTACTTATTTAG
- a CDS encoding ABC transporter permease: MVAFVLRRLGVLGVILFGSSFILYNIAAISGDPTADLRLSTDPNRDFLIAALTRELQLDVPPPLRYFLWLKGVLGIFVGNPNFGMGRDGSAVVDSLALAIPVTLRLVAAATIFAAVLGIMIGIVTALRQYSRFDYSMTFVAFLLFSLPVFWVAVLLKEYLAISFNNFLREPQIPIGWIIGIGLVSGLFWASVIGGTRRTFWLAYAAAFAISSSLVAIFGATGWLLNPSLGPIVILALSIGIAFGVTQLSVGLINKAALRASLTMAGLSVVAFYPANWVFDNYPGALSIFLMVCVLITTAVFVGLAFSKVDRAPIVRTSIITAVLSASLVLVDKFMQTWKPYMETDAINYRPVPTVGQRNDLLDTSDYWISSLDIVTHLFLPTLALTLIGFAGYIRFARGTLLEVLNQDYIRTARAKGLSERTVIMRHAFRNTMIPIATILVADFAGVIGGAFITESVFAWSGMGTLALQGIRGQDLNLLMGVFFITATLAVLANFVADLLYSALDPRIRVGSGA; this comes from the coding sequence ATGGTGGCCTTTGTTCTAAGACGGCTCGGCGTCCTAGGTGTCATTCTCTTCGGATCAAGTTTTATTCTCTATAACATTGCCGCTATTTCAGGTGACCCAACAGCAGATCTGCGACTTAGCACTGATCCCAACCGTGATTTTTTAATCGCAGCACTGACTCGCGAACTTCAACTAGATGTCCCACCGCCGCTGCGTTATTTCTTATGGCTCAAGGGAGTTCTTGGAATATTTGTTGGAAATCCTAACTTTGGAATGGGCAGAGATGGATCAGCAGTTGTTGACTCTCTAGCCCTAGCTATCCCAGTCACTTTGCGCCTTGTAGCAGCTGCAACAATCTTTGCAGCAGTGCTCGGAATCATGATCGGAATCGTTACAGCCCTTCGCCAGTACAGCCGCTTTGATTACTCAATGACATTTGTAGCTTTTCTTCTTTTCTCACTTCCAGTTTTTTGGGTTGCAGTTCTCTTGAAGGAGTACCTAGCGATCTCATTTAATAATTTCTTACGAGAACCTCAGATTCCAATAGGTTGGATCATCGGCATAGGACTGGTGAGCGGATTATTCTGGGCTTCGGTTATCGGTGGAACACGTAGAACTTTTTGGCTTGCCTATGCTGCTGCCTTTGCTATCTCAAGCAGCCTCGTAGCAATCTTTGGAGCAACAGGTTGGTTGCTCAACCCTTCTCTAGGTCCAATAGTAATTTTGGCACTTTCAATTGGAATTGCTTTTGGTGTTACACAACTTTCAGTGGGTCTGATCAATAAAGCCGCATTGCGAGCTTCGCTCACTATGGCCGGTCTTTCAGTTGTTGCTTTCTATCCAGCTAACTGGGTTTTCGATAACTATCCAGGCGCTCTGAGCATCTTCCTGATGGTGTGTGTATTAATCACAACAGCAGTCTTTGTTGGCCTGGCATTTTCTAAAGTTGATCGAGCTCCAATTGTTCGAACTTCAATCATCACTGCAGTTCTATCAGCTAGCTTGGTGCTCGTAGATAAGTTTATGCAGACCTGGAAGCCATATATGGAAACAGATGCAATTAACTATCGCCCTGTTCCAACTGTGGGACAACGAAATGACTTGCTAGATACAAGTGATTACTGGATTTCAAGTTTAGATATCGTCACACACCTGTTCTTGCCAACATTAGCGCTGACTCTGATTGGTTTTGCTGGATACATCAGATTTGCACGTGGAACTCTGCTTGAAGTACTTAATCAGGATTACATTCGTACTGCCCGCGCTAAAGGTCTTTCAGAGCGCACAGTGATCATGCGCCATGCTTTCCGAAACACAATGATTCCTATCGCAACTATTTTGGTTGCTGACTTTGCCGGCGTCATTGGCGGGGCATTTATTACTGAGAGCGTCTTTGCTTGGTCTGGAATGGGAACCCTTGCTCTTCAAGGAATTCGCGGACAAGATCTCAATCTCTTGATGGGCGTTTTCTTCATTACGGCAACCCTTGCAGTTCTGGCTAACTTTGTCGCAGATTTGTTGTACTCAGCCTTAGACCCACGTATTCGAGTAGGAAGTGGTGCGTAA
- a CDS encoding ABC transporter permease, with amino-acid sequence MARKSKASVESTEVLSGENAIQNKEIEGLSQGQIVRKRFFRHRAAVISLFTIITIVLMAFTALDFRLFGIWRIPGWWKWTPEDLPELRFGDCPNDTVGCPTISLLPKFLGGQGIGLGTHPFGQDDIGRDFFALVMKGTQRSLSVMFIIGGMAATLGIIVGSISGFYRGRIDAILMRFVDFMITIPVIIIGSVIGYRYGNLGATFLAFLLGLFAWTGLSRLVRGEFLSLREREFVDAARVAGATNKRIIFKHILPNAIGVIIVSVTLLLSGAILLETALSYIGFGVVPPDVSLGLLISQYQDSFTTRPWLFWYPGLFIISIALSINFIGDGLRDAFDPRQRRRISKKERQDSATARKLAQAND; translated from the coding sequence ATGGCGCGTAAATCAAAGGCCAGCGTTGAGTCGACAGAAGTTCTTTCTGGTGAAAACGCAATTCAAAATAAAGAAATTGAAGGATTAAGCCAGGGACAAATTGTTCGCAAGCGTTTTTTCCGCCACCGTGCAGCAGTTATCTCACTATTCACAATTATTACAATTGTCTTGATGGCATTTACTGCATTGGACTTTAGATTATTTGGTATCTGGCGCATTCCTGGCTGGTGGAAGTGGACTCCTGAGGATCTGCCAGAGCTACGCTTTGGTGATTGTCCAAATGACACTGTCGGTTGTCCAACTATTTCATTGCTGCCAAAGTTTTTAGGTGGACAGGGAATTGGACTTGGAACCCATCCATTTGGTCAAGATGACATTGGGCGCGATTTCTTTGCTCTCGTCATGAAGGGCACACAACGCTCGCTCTCGGTAATGTTTATTATCGGTGGAATGGCTGCAACCCTTGGAATCATTGTTGGATCAATCTCTGGTTTCTATCGCGGTCGCATCGATGCGATTTTGATGCGCTTTGTTGACTTCATGATCACTATCCCAGTAATCATTATCGGCTCTGTTATCGGATACCGTTATGGAAACCTAGGAGCAACATTCCTAGCTTTCTTACTTGGTTTATTTGCTTGGACTGGTCTTTCACGCCTTGTGCGCGGAGAGTTTCTTTCACTGCGTGAGCGAGAGTTTGTCGATGCAGCCCGTGTTGCAGGAGCGACAAATAAGCGCATTATCTTTAAGCACATTCTGCCTAACGCAATTGGCGTCATTATCGTTTCGGTCACGCTCTTGCTCTCAGGTGCAATTTTGCTTGAAACTGCGCTGAGTTATATTGGCTTTGGTGTGGTTCCACCAGATGTTTCATTGGGACTTCTAATTAGCCAGTATCAGGACTCATTCACAACACGCCCATGGCTGTTCTGGTATCCAGGTCTGTTCATCATTTCTATTGCATTGAGCATTAACTTTATTGGTGATGGTCTGCGTGATGCCTTTGATCCACGTCAGCGCCGCCGTATCTCTAAAAAAGAGCGCCAGGATTCAGCGACAGCTAGAAAGTTGGCACAGGCCAATGATTAA
- a CDS encoding MFS transporter, whose protein sequence is MKSLGPAFNRMWGASLTSNLADGVLIAAAPLLAVTLTKNPVLISAISALVMLPWLLFAIPIGAIVDRVDRRFLLAGANAARFVIAALIALSIATDTITIYILLLATFLIGICEVTADITSQSLIPQILDKSEYEKGNSRFQISETVVQGFIGTPLSGLLYAVAIYLPFVINSIGFLVAAALAASIPVKFLQDIRIEESAEKKPDFVEDMRFGIQYLYNNKPLLRLVVTTASIGVCYSMSTSTIILFILNELNLKPAFFGLALTIQGSGAIIGALLAPKLSTKFGRSRVMAICIFLSSLLILLQGLSPNIYVYIALAFIASFTITNWNILLMATYQSVIPGHLFGRIHGTRRTLVWGLMPFGSLLGGFIAKGGLRLPLLIGGAIATVIALLSLKFLLHVGESTAKEALNNE, encoded by the coding sequence ATGAAATCTCTGGGGCCGGCCTTTAACCGCATGTGGGGCGCCAGCCTTACCTCGAATTTAGCCGACGGGGTTCTAATCGCGGCTGCCCCACTTCTTGCAGTCACACTTACTAAAAACCCTGTTCTGATCTCAGCAATTAGCGCGTTGGTCATGCTGCCATGGCTCCTATTTGCCATTCCTATTGGGGCAATTGTTGATCGCGTTGATCGCAGATTCCTATTAGCCGGAGCTAATGCCGCCAGATTTGTGATTGCTGCTCTCATTGCGCTCTCCATTGCAACGGATACGATCACAATTTACATATTACTTCTAGCAACTTTTCTGATTGGAATCTGTGAAGTAACAGCAGATATCACTTCGCAGTCTCTGATTCCACAGATTCTGGATAAGAGTGAGTATGAAAAAGGCAATTCCAGATTTCAGATCTCAGAAACTGTAGTTCAAGGATTTATCGGAACTCCGCTCAGTGGCCTTCTCTATGCTGTAGCTATTTATCTGCCCTTTGTCATCAACAGCATAGGATTTTTAGTTGCTGCAGCCTTAGCTGCATCTATCCCAGTTAAGTTCTTGCAAGATATACGCATTGAAGAAAGCGCTGAGAAGAAACCAGATTTTGTAGAGGATATGAGATTTGGAATTCAATACCTCTATAACAACAAGCCATTACTCAGACTCGTTGTGACAACTGCCAGTATTGGTGTGTGTTACTCCATGTCCACATCCACCATCATTTTGTTTATCTTAAATGAGTTAAATCTCAAACCTGCGTTCTTTGGGCTGGCTTTAACTATTCAAGGATCTGGAGCAATTATTGGGGCGCTATTGGCGCCCAAGCTCTCTACTAAATTTGGTCGCAGCAGAGTGATGGCTATATGCATTTTTCTGAGTTCTCTTCTCATTCTTCTACAAGGTTTATCACCCAATATTTACGTCTATATTGCTCTAGCTTTCATTGCCTCTTTCACAATAACCAACTGGAATATTCTTCTCATGGCCACCTATCAAAGCGTTATTCCGGGACATCTCTTTGGACGCATACATGGAACTAGGCGCACATTAGTGTGGGGATTGATGCCCTTTGGATCTCTGCTAGGTGGATTCATTGCTAAAGGTGGACTACGCCTTCCTCTTTTAATTGGAGGGGCAATTGCAACTGTGATTGCACTTCTTTCACTTAAGTTTCTGCTCCATGTTGGTGAAAGCACAGCAAAAGAGGCGCTAAACAATGAGTAA